attatcGAAAATGAGCCTAATTCGGTATGGAATTTATTAGTTCGGGATAACAAATTTGACAAGGCCCTATCGTTGAAAGGCTTGACGGTGAGGGAAATAGAATCTGTAAAACTTTCAAAGGCAATGTACCTTTTCCACACTGCTAAAGATTTTCATTCCGCGGCTCAAACTTTGGGAAGCATGAAGGACTTGTCACACTTTGGGGAAATCGCATTGAATTTTCTCCAAATAAAAGATTACAACGATTTGAACGTAATATTGATAAAACAGTTGGATAACGTTCCCTGGAAATCAACTCAAGTCGTCTTGTCGAGTTGGATTATTTGGAATTTTATGAAACAATTGAATGATATTGAATTAAAGATAAACACAACTAAGCCAGCTTCTACTGATGAAGACAATTTGCTAAACTGGAACCTGAATCTCAAGGAGAAATCGAATGAACTAAcgaaatttttggaaagcCATCTAGAAAAACTTGATAATGAAACCGTTTATCAAATAATGTCCAAACAAAACCGGCAAAACGaattattgatttttgctAGTCTAATCAACGATATGAAgtttttattatcattttgGATTGACCAAGGAAATTGGTATGAGTCCTTGAAAATTCTGCTTACAATAAATAACCATGACCTAGTCTATAAGTACTCTTTGATTCTCTTATTGAATTCACCAGAGGCTACTGTGTCAACGTGGATGAAAATCAAAGACTTGGATCCAAATAAGTTaattccaacaattttaaaatttttcacaaaTTGGCAAAATAATTCTAAACTGATTACTAACATATCAGAATATCCTGAAAATTACTCactgacatatttgaaatGGTGCGTTAGAGAAGTCCCAAAAATGTGTAATCCAATAGTGTACAATTCTATCCTTTACATGATGATTACTGATCCGAGAAACGATATGATACTAGAAAATGATATAATCAAATTCATGAAATCAAACGAAAACAAATATGATCTTAATTTCCAGTTACGGTTGTCTttaaaattcaagaaaactAAGACCTCGATTTTCCTTTTAACACGTTTAAACTTATTCGAGGATGCCATTGACTTggcattgaaaaataacttGATTGATGATTGTAAGGTAATTGTGAATGACGAGATTCTTATAGAGGATTATAAATTAAGGAAAAGATTATGGCTGAAAATTGCAAAACACTTATTACTTTCAATGAAAGACATAGATATAAAGCAATTAATTCGAACGATTTTAAATGATTCCAACGAAATTTTAACGATTAAGGAtcttttgccattttttaatGAGTATACTACAATTGCTAACTTGAAAGAAGAACTGATCAAGTTTTTAGAGAATCACAAcatgaaaatgaatgaGATTTCAGAAGACATAATAAACTCCAAGAATTTGAAGGTGGAAATAAACACAgaaatttctaaatttAATGAGATTTACAGGATACTAGAGCCAGGTAAGTCTTGTGATGAATGTGGTAAATTTCTACAGATCAAAAAGTTCATTGTTTTCCCCTGTGGCCACTGTTTTCACTGGAACTGTATAATCAGGGTAATACTGAACTCAAATGATTATAACTTGAGGCAGAAG
Above is a genomic segment from Saccharomyces cerevisiae S288C chromosome XII, complete sequence containing:
- the PEP3 gene encoding tethering complex subunit PEP3 (Component of CORVET membrane tethering complex; vacuolar peripheral membrane protein that promotes vesicular docking/fusion reactions in conjunction with SNARE proteins, required for vacuolar biogenesis) — encoded protein: MIKTRIEEVQLQFLTGNTELTHLKVSNDQLIVTTQRTIYRINLQDPAIVNHFDCPLSKELETIMNVHVSPMGSVILIRTNFGRYMLLKDGEFTQLNKIKNLDLSSLHWINETTFLMGIKKTPKLYRVELTGKDITTKLWYENKKLSGGIDGIAYWEGSLLLTIKDNILYWRDVTNMKFPLVLPDESEQFERLKHHAIKKFDSYNGLFAWVTSNGIVFGDLKEKQMEKDPASNNFGKFLSSSKVLLNFELPDYQNDKDHLIKDIVLTAFHILLLRKNTVTMVSQLNNDVVFHETIPRHQLTGSNTDSNEKFLGLVRDSVKETFWCFSNINVFEIIIENEPNSVWNLLVRDNKFDKALSLKGLTVREIESVKLSKAMYLFHTAKDFHSAAQTLGSMKDLSHFGEIALNFLQIKDYNDLNVILIKQLDNVPWKSTQVVLSSWIIWNFMKQLNDIELKINTTKPASTDEDNLLNWNLNLKEKSNELTKFLESHLEKLDNETVYQIMSKQNRQNELLIFASLINDMKFLLSFWIDQGNWYESLKILLTINNHDLVYKYSLILLLNSPEATVSTWMKIKDLDPNKLIPTILKFFTNWQNNSKLITNISEYPENYSLTYLKWCVREVPKMCNPIVYNSILYMMITDPRNDMILENDIIKFMKSNENKYDLNFQLRLSLKFKKTKTSIFLLTRLNLFEDAIDLALKNNLIDDCKVIVNDEILIEDYKLRKRLWLKIAKHLLLSMKDIDIKQLIRTILNDSNEILTIKDLLPFFNEYTTIANLKEELIKFLENHNMKMNEISEDIINSKNLKVEINTEISKFNEIYRILEPGKSCDECGKFLQIKKFIVFPCGHCFHWNCIIRVILNSNDYNLRQKTENFLKAKSKHNLNDLENIIVEKCGLCSDININKIDQPISIDETELAKWNE